Within the Agromyces atrinae genome, the region CGGCGCGCGTCGCGTCATCCGCCGCACCGGCCCAGGCGACCGCGAGGGCCGCGCCCTCGTTCGCGCGCGCGGTCAGGCCGTCGGAGAAGGGAACGAGCGAGTCGACGAGGGTCTTGTCGCCGACGACCGCCTTGCCGAAGTTCTGGATGCCGGCGCGAGCGGCCTCGACGGCCTCCGCGACGGTGTGCGCGCTCGGCGCCTCGGTGTCGCCGATGACGTCGCCCGCGGCACGGAGAGCGAGTCCCCACAGAGCACCCGAGGTTCCGCCGGCCTTGTCGGCCCACGCGTCGCCCGCGAGCGCGAGGACGGTGCCCGCTCCGGCGCCGGCGTCGGCTGCGGCTTCGGCTGCGCGGGCCGCAGCGACGGTACCGCGCTTCATTCCGATGCCGTGGTCGCCGTCACCGGCGATGGAATCGAGACGGCCGAGTTCGTCGGCCTCACGGTCGATCATGTCGCGGATCGCGACGATGACGTCGCGCGCGGTGCGACCCGCCTCGGCGGCTTCGGGCGTCGCCGCGGCAGCGATCGTCTCGGTCTCGGCCGCCGCGTCGTCATCCGTCAAGAGCTCGGTGTCGCCCGTGGCGACCGCGCCCTTCCGGTACGCCGGTGCGTAGGCGGGTGCAGTCCACGCGCTCTCGAGCTCGTCGTCGAGCCAGAGCAGGGTGAGCGAGACGCCCGCCATCTCGAAGCTCGTCGCGTACTCCCCCACCTCGGGGTCGACGATCGTCGCACCCGCGCGCTCGAGCTCGGTCGAGACCGTCGCGTAGATGACGAAGAGCTCTTCGGCCTTCACCGATCCGAGACCGTTGAGGATGACGGCGAGACGCGCACCGTCGACGGACGTGACGCCGTCGGGCAGTTCGGCGAGGAGCGCTTCGACGAAGAGCTCGCCGAGCTGCTTCGCGGTCGGAAGCGGCTGCACCCCGATGCCGGGCTCGCCGTGGATACCCATTCCGACGGCCATCTGGCCCTCGGGAACGGTGAAGAGCGGTTCGGTCGCGCCGGGAAGCGTGCAGCCCGAGAAGGCGACGCCCATCGATCGGGTGCGTTCGTTGGCCCGGGCGGCGACCGCCGCGACGGCGTCGAGGTCGAGGCCCTGCTCGGCGGCCCACGCGGCGGCGCGGAAGACCGCGAGGTCGCCGGCGATGCCGCGACGCTTCTGACGTTCGTCCGACGAGGCGCTGTAGATGTCGTCCGTGACACGCACCGTGCGGGTCGGGATGCCCTCGGCGATCAGGCGCTGCTCGGCCTGATCGAAGTTCAAGACGTCGCCGGCGTAGTTGCCGTAGCTGAGCAGAACGCCCGCTTCGGTGGCAACCGCCTTGGCGACGGTGTAGATCTGCTGCGCGCTCGGCGAAGCGAAGACATTGCCGAGCACAGCGGCGTCGGCGAGGCCGGCGCCCACGAGGCCGCCGAACGCCGGATAGTGGCCGGAGCCGCCGCCGATGACGACGGCGACATGCCCCTCGGGCACCGCGGTGGTCCGGGCGACGCCGCCCGGCACACGACGCACGAGCGAGCGGTGCGCGGCCACGAAGCCGTCGGTCGACTCGTCTGCGAACGCCGCAGGGTCATTCAGTACGTAACTCATCACGTCTTTCGTCAGTCGGGAGGTGCGGGGGCGGATGCGCGGCATCCGCCCCCGCTGGCCGCACGGGAGCGCGCGGCCGGCTGTGAACCGGGATCAGCCGGAGTAGGTGAACGGTTCCGTCATCTTGTCGGCGTTCTCCGGGGTGATGAGGATGCAGTCGAAGGACTGCTTCTCGGTCTCCGGGGCGGTGCCGGTGCGGATGAACTCGTCCGCGAGCGCGACGGCTTCCTTCGAGAAGACGGCGACGGGCTGGAGCACGGTGTACGCCATCTCTCCCGAGATGACTGCGGCGACGGCATCCGGAGCGCCATCGAAGCCACCGACGACGATGCCCTCGAGCTTCGACGACTCCTTGAGAGCGGCGATCGCGCCGAGCGCCATCTCGTCGTTGCCGGCGATGACACCGGTGATGTCAGGGTTCGCCTGGAGGAGAGCCTGCATCTTGTCGTGACCCTTGGTGCGGTCCCAGTCGGCGACCTCGCTGCCGACCTGCACGAGGTCGGGGTACTGGCCGATGACGGTCAGGTAGCCGTTCGAGCGGGTCTGCGCGTTGTTGTCCGACGGAGCGCCGAAGAGCTCGACGTACGTGCCCGCCTCACCCATCTGCTTCACCCACTCCTGGGCGCCGAGAGC harbors:
- a CDS encoding dihydroxyacetone kinase family protein, whose translation is MSYVLNDPAAFADESTDGFVAAHRSLVRRVPGGVARTTAVPEGHVAVVIGGGSGHYPAFGGLVGAGLADAAVLGNVFASPSAQQIYTVAKAVATEAGVLLSYGNYAGDVLNFDQAEQRLIAEGIPTRTVRVTDDIYSASSDERQKRRGIAGDLAVFRAAAWAAEQGLDLDAVAAVAARANERTRSMGVAFSGCTLPGATEPLFTVPEGQMAVGMGIHGEPGIGVQPLPTAKQLGELFVEALLAELPDGVTSVDGARLAVILNGLGSVKAEELFVIYATVSTELERAGATIVDPEVGEYATSFEMAGVSLTLLWLDDELESAWTAPAYAPAYRKGAVATGDTELLTDDDAAAETETIAAAATPEAAEAGRTARDVIVAIRDMIDREADELGRLDSIAGDGDHGIGMKRGTVAAARAAEAAADAGAGAGTVLALAGDAWADKAGGTSGALWGLALRAAGDVIGDTEAPSAHTVAEAVEAARAGIQNFGKAVVGDKTLVDSLVPFSDGLTARANEGAALAVAWAGAADDATRAAAATADLLPRMGRARPHMEKSLGTPDPGAISLALAMHAAASVLNHTTAQKEES
- a CDS encoding D-ribose ABC transporter substrate-binding protein: MVRNKALGALAVAGALVVSLAACSDAGSGGSATEAGGSGEAGGLITIIVNDPANPYWKTEGDVASAAAEELGYEATVGAHKGDTNTENTLIDTAIANKSVAIILDPANADGSVAAVKKADAAGIPVFLVNAEINETGIAKAQLVSNNAQGAALGAQEWVKQMGEAGTYVELFGAPSDNNAQTRSNGYLTVIGQYPDLVQVGSEVADWDRTKGHDKMQALLQANPDITGVIAGNDEMALGAIAALKESSKLEGIVVGGFDGAPDAVAAVISGEMAYTVLQPVAVFSKEAVALADEFIRTGTAPETEKQSFDCILITPENADKMTEPFTYSG